The genomic segment attccaaataaaatCTATATCTATGCAAAAAGTACAAGATTTGCTCCTTTGGTTTGGTTTGCAGTGCTTAAATTATGATGAAATTGTCACAATAGCCTGTTGGCTTCTCTGAAACTGAAAATTTGAGAGGAATTTAAAAAGAATTCTCCCAACTTTCAAGTTTCCACTCGTAAGACCAGGACATTGGGTTCTGATTACGTGCCTGCTAGGTGTAAGAATGAGGGTCTTTGTGCCCTTTCCTGATGCACACGATGAGACCCTGTGGCTCTTTGCCTGCGAAGCCCTGGGTGGCTGTAGGTACTgacctacagtacatacaatCCATTAGTCAGGCTTTTTGGCAAGGTAATGGAAAGGCAAGCGGAAAAGCCTGTCTGTACCTGTCGTCTGGTCTGACACGCTAATGAGGGCTAGAGTGAGGACCAGGCAGTGGAAAAGAACGGAGCGGAAAGAGGAAACCCTGGGCCCACCGCAGACTTCCAGGGGGTAGAGCCAACGGCAGACCAATCCCGCAAAGTAAGCCTTGATTTCTCCTAGTCTAAATTGGATTATGCGGCGGTGCGCAGCGCTGAATTATCGGGGGTAGCTAACTGTATAATTAGCTGTAGAGAAAGCACAGCAGGAGTGTATGCACCGCTAATAACTTCAGGCAAATcagaaggtgaccagaaaggttTTGGGTTCTGGGGAGTGTGGAGTCAGGCTGGTGGGAAAGAGACGGAAAGAGCTTTTTAATTGCTGGTAGAGGATTAGGTAGAGAACCAGAAAGATTAGACTCATCTGATGCATGCCGCAAGTGATTGGTCAAGCAAATGACAGGAGTCCACATCGAGTTTATAACCGTTATCACCCTTAATTCCACCAATAGAGTAATATCACATAAAATGCACAAGGCGTTATTTCGTTATATCTACCTAAACTTGGTTAACCCAGAACTTAAGTCTTCCCTAAATAGATGCTTTAAGTTCTGGAGCATTATGTTAGTTGGCAACTTTGTTTTCGCGCCCCAGGGATGTGTTCATTTTTAACCATTCCATTGGTTCTAAAGAGAAATCTCAACTCACAAGTCACCCACACCTGGCCATGCAAAAGGAACTTGCTCAACAATGATGTACTGTAATATGGAAGTTACGGGGAAGTCAATATGCCAAATTCCCCCTCCTTCAGAAATTGGAGCTTCTAAAGTTTGATTTGTCCAAAAGAACTGCTATAACAAACCAGAACAAATGCCGTTGATTTCACACATCCTATTGTATCGTGACAGATCTAAGAAACAATTTATGTTCTGTCTGTCCAAAAGATATTATCTCCTTCACAAACACCTTTCGGTATGCAGTTTCCACAATGATTCAATTTACTTTGAGTTACTAGACTTTGAACCGATAATGTCAACACTAAAATACAAGACTCCACAACACGTATTTCATCTCTGTTAATGCCACATGAAGTAGGCTGTACATACACTTAAAGTATCAAATCACAATCAACGGTCTCTCAGGAGCCTAATAAAAAGAGGAATTGCCTcactcaacttttttatgatgaTAATTTATGGTGTACCCATAATAACATCATACATCTAAAGTATTATCTGTCTGAAGTGAGGGGAGTGGGATTAATCATAGGTAGAAAGTTAATCTGCCTCTGAAGCAATATTGCCAATGCCAGACAGCACTCAGAAAAGTGGCTAAAGCCACTAAAGACAATGGGCTTATCATTTTACAATAAGGTCACGAGGTCAATTCTCCAATCCCATGGGGCTCCAAGATATCTCATTATTTTAACTGGGATCCAACCTTCAGAACAACCTATTGTCCAATGTTCTAATCTATTTCTATGGGAATGACTATTGTTTTATAGAATGGTCTTCTTTTATACAGAAGTACTACATcgtaatttttttatgataagGTCTAAGCAGAATATCCTTTGAAATGTCTTCTTTCAGGTTGTTCTCTGATGCTCATTTGATGATTATTTGAAACGTGATTATAATCTTATTGTcatgttatattttatatatagattttttgtgtTGAATTGTCTCTATATTAATTCAGGTGTAGCATCGGCATCGCCATTGTTGTAGCTGCATTGTCTACAAAAGAGACGAAACCATCATGTTACCGACAGAGAATTACTAAGCAATGTGTTAATACTCTATTtgtccctttctccctccatctctgcagCTTTGGTGGTGAGGTTTTTGACCAGACGTTTCATCTGGGAGTACGACCCAACACTTGGTAAGGCCCTACCTTCCATTCTTGCCCCATTCCTGCTGTCATAAGCAATAGTGCAAACTCTGTATCTGTGAAAACAACCTGCACAACACTAGTTTCATGCAGCCAGGAGAGCACACGCCTTGATTTGGGTATCAAAGGCTTTATCTGGCCTCAAAGGCTGCTGGGATCTAGACATGCTGTACTGTGGAAGTCAAAGCCTGCTGCCTTGCATCTCCGTGAGTCATCAAGATAGcatgcaaaataataataaatcactCACCTGTAACTTATTTCCTTCATAAGTCTTCCACATCAAAGATTCATTTCCGGACCATATGCTGCGCAGACTTTGTCCTTCAAATTGAGTTTAAGGTTTAAAGGTGAAACATTATTCACTTAAACTACTAGATGTtggcttaaaaaaaaagatattacTATAAAATTGCAAGTCCTGCCTTATGCTGTGTTTACAATTCCCTCAACGCAGGAATGCTTGTATGGATTTAAACATGTCTGGTCATTTGATAGTAGCCACAGGCTAATTAAGGTCATCCTTGGGGGAACACAATGACCGTTCTAAGGATGGGTTTGTGGAGTAACCCTCTGCCCTACGAACCTTTTTTGATTAGCAGGGAAATCCCATTGAGGCATTTTTGCCAGGAAGATATTTTGATGGCATGCAATGTACCGAGTCAGCTTTTTCACAAGTTGAATAGAAATTCAAAATAATCTGTTGGTATAGGGGGAGCGGTAACATGATACAGGCATTACAACTCATTGCATGCAGACATTTCCATGTTATGAATGCCATAAACACTGTAAATAGTACCTCAAATACAGTTGATATTAGACATGCATAGTACATGCGATCAAACAACTAGCTAGAAAGGGAATTTGATCTGGACATTTACACTCTTTCAATCTTTTTTCCTACCTCAATGCAAGCCAAGTCCCTGATTTAAGCAAGCAATTCTCATTGGCCGTTTCTCCATTTCCCCTCCAATGTGGAGCTCTTTTTTTGTTGCTTGTTATTCAAACACCACTCAGAAGCGTAGCTTAGTACCCACCACAGCTCATTCGCTGACATCATCACACAAGGGTTGAATGAAAGATGAAGGCTTTGGgttgaaagacagagaggcCTCATGTGTCTGTAAGAACCATGGACGTTGAGGGGAATATTGAATAACAACGCCTGACAGATTCATTTCATGACGTTTTAGAACAAGGCCTGGAAGCAATTTAATCATGTTTTCGAGAACAGTGCCCGGTGCGTGTAAACTGCAGGTTACACATACCCTTCAGTGGTTTGTTTGAGTCCAGGAAAGTAATCAGGATTTAATAACATGCTTTGTAGCCTACCAGGTTGGTCATTTCATGATATAACTCCTAAAATGGATCTCTCTGATTTAATAAACCCCAGGCTGTCAATCTTAAAACGGCTATAATCAAAATGAACAGCAGTTTCTCTCGATTGGCATTCAAGAAGCACTTAGCGTAGGTGTACTGTCTTCAAACCAAGACACTCAGTTAAATTGATTTGAAAATGGCATTGGTTAAGCTTTGAAAATAAGACATCGGGCAGATCTCTCACACGTCTTTCTTTTGACATTTAATAGGACATTTTTCATGTCATCAGATTATTGTTAcgtaattacattttggaaataagAATCTCTTAAAaccttctgttcttttttagtGTTCTCAACTAATCCTATTGTCAGTAAGGAATAAGAATTGAACCTGTGCAAGGGGGATgaattgaatttgattggtaCAAAGCCTAATATCAGGAAAAGTCttttatttatactttttttttttaaagaaaaaggcTTAAATCTACGTGGCATGATAATGTTAACATACACATATGGAATAAGCATGCATCTTTCCCATAGTCACAGAATCCATGTGGGTGAATTCATTTTCCTGGCTCCAGACTGCAGCATTGTCATGCTTGCCTTGTTGCCATGACACCAATATATTGACAATGGCGGCACACCCTGCTCATTTCGTCTTGTCAGGAGACTTTTTCccacagaataaaaacatagaCTGTACTGGTTTCTCTATTATTGTTGAATTATGAGTCTTTATTTCTCTTACTCCACCCCGCCAACACACTCACCCGTTAATATTTTCCCCACTGTACCGTCGCTAAAAGGAATTCAAGCATTTCATTAATTTTCAGTCAATGGGGAATGTATAAGCGGTTTTATGAGTTACGGTTTACTTCTGGCACTTATACAAAAGGCTacctacaccgatcagccataacattatgatgactgacaggtgaagtgaataacactgataatcttgttatcatggcacctgtcagtgggtgggatatattaggcagcaagtgaacattgtcctcaaagttgatgtgttagaagcaggaaaaatgggcaagcatatggatctgagcaactttgacaagggccaaattgtgatggctagacaactgggtcagaacatccccaaaactgcagcccttgtggagtGTTTCTGCCGGCTCATTGGTGCACGTGGGGAGCATTTGGTTTGAGCGTGTGGTTCCGATCCAActgatgagctactgtagctgaaattgctgaaaaggttaatgctggtactgatagaaaggtgtcagaacacatagtGCATCGCAGTtggttgcatatggggctgcatagccgcagaccagtcaggttgcccatgctgaaagcacctacaatgggcatgtgagcatcagaaccagaccacagagcaatggaagaaggtggcctggtctgatgaataactttccttttacatcatgtggatggccgggtgcgtgtgcgtcacttacctggagaacacatggcaccaggatgcactatgggaagaaggcaagcaggtggaggcagtgtgatgctttgggcaatgatctgctgggaaaccttgggtcctgccattcatgtggatgttactttgacacgtactgcctacctgagcattgttgcagaccatgtgcaacctttcatggcaatggtattccctgatggcattggcatctttcagcaggacaatgtgcCCTgccataaaacaaaaatggttcaggaatctgtgggatgtgctggcaaacaggtcctatccatggccccacctcgcaacttacaagaCATTTTAGGAATCTTTCCGGCTAACGTCTTGataccagataccacagcacatcttcagaggtctagtggagtccatgccttgacaggtcagggctgttttggcggcaaaaggggacctacacaatattaagcaggtggtcataatgttatggctgatcggtgtgtatgTTCATGCATATGCATCACCGATCATATGCATCACATCAACCTGTAGCCATCTGATTTAATAGTATATGGTTTAATGGTATATAGTATATGGCCTAATTTGATATAGTATATAGTCTATTGGTATATATAATTAAATCAGAAGGCTACAAGTTGATGTTGAGCATATGCATGAAcatatacacagatcagccataacattatgaccaactgtgaaggtcccccttttgccacccaaacagccctgacctgtcgaggcatggactccactagacctctgattTAATAGTTAATGTTCTAATTGTATATGGTTTAATGGTGTATATAGTATATGGTTTAATGGTATATAGTATATGGTTTAAAGTGTATGGTTTATGGAATTAAAGATGAAATTTCATTGCCACCTTTAGTACTGCAGATATTTAGATGAACAACATGCAAGATCTTGCTCACATTATCCCGCACAACAACTTTTTCTTCAAATGGCTGGTTTTCAAGTCATATGGAGGTTTTCCATTTGTATTTCcattaatatttaaatctgaattaAGTATGGTTTGAAATGCTCCAGAAAAGTAGGATCTGATATTCAGACAAAAACTTGGTATAATCTTCTGTGTTTGATAATGTTATTTTCTCCCTTGGTCTGATTTACTGCCTGGTCCTGTCCACTCAGAAGGAAACAGTGTTCCTGAGAAAGTCATCAGGAATTAGTTCATACTATTTTTCTTAGGTTAAACAATTTGTGGGACACAAACAGTAACCAATCTGTCATGGTTTTACAATTTATGGGGGTTAACAGATTTCTCACAAGCCAAAATACTACTTTAATAGTAATAAGTATATTTCAGTGGGTAAAAATGGGCCTACCTATTTCATACTTTAGTATACTTATAACACAGGATTGAAACTAGTATTTTTAGTACACTTAAAATATAGTccacatatttaaaatatatattggcaAGAAATTCAGGGTACTGAAATTTGTTGACCAGGAAATTATGACATtgcacaattaaaacaaaaattacaacAGATATGAAACAGTAGGAAAACAACTACTTGGCTGGATCATATCACGGACGGACGTTTGGCAATTCAGTGATTTAAGTGAGTGGAACAAGAATAACATCTCTAAACGCATAGTAGTTAGCAAGTACAAACAACATGAAATGGGGGTTGATGGAAGTTGCTATTGACAGATATGTTGTTGTTTCCAGTTAATGTTCTGGAATGTGATGTTATCTTACCGCATactaaaataacacaaacagcAGCTAAAGGCTCCGGGCTCTCGCTAGGGAGTGAGTTATTTGCTGCCAAAGAAAATGAGGGAGGTTGGACATTTAAATCATCCCCAAACCCACCTGTCCATGCTGTCAATACCTGAAAACATTAAGTAGGTTTTTCaggtggaggggtgtgtgtgtgtgtgtgtgtgtgtgtgtgtgtagagtgaTGGCAACTAAAATTGGACATCCCATGAGGGTCAGTGTGAGACAAGTTTTGCCAGCAGGAGACCAACTAACTAGCCTTTAGCCTCCAGCTATAGAGGGTTTTAAATCAAAACCCTAGCGATTGCTCATAGCTTTGTGACATCCCGTACACACACAGCAGGGAGAGTGTTCGCGTGAAAATGACtcaggacagacaaagacaAGATTTAAGAGACAACATAAAAATGACAACCCCCATTGTTCAGTGTTGGTTGTGGGTTATACATTGTGTAAAAATACTGTACACGGAATATTGTTTTGGCGTTACAAATAGTTAAGATTAGTACTAAGGTTTCACTACTGTAACTGTTAAGGTTAGCGTTACtatattgaataatttttttccatgTTTAAATTCTAGCTTCTCCTCTAAATCGTAATTTGTCTGACCTGAATAGGAATTTTGTATATAATTTCGTATTGTGGTATAATTGGCATGCTTGGTAGCAAGTTTTGTACAGACCGCGTGAGTGAGTCACAAGCTAAAACTGGGCAAAATACTTTACAAACAACCCAGCAAACAAGGGACGTTGTATGGATGTCTAGGGGACGACGACGGTCCTCCTGAAGTTCTGGCAACTGGTGTTTGCTAagccttctctctctgtggtcTCTGGTTCAGGCAGCAGTGAAATCTCTTGCACAGGATGAGAGTGTCTTAAGGACTTTTGTTTACACAGATGGGACTTTTACTAGGGCCAGCTCAGGTGAATGACTCCTTGCCGAGGTAAGATAAACAGAGCCAAGGCCAACATTCACATCAGTTTTATCCAACCCGGTATAAGACCTGACCAGATCTCAGGAGGCAAACCAAAGGTCATTTCAACTTAATAGGGTTCATTGTCTGTCTAAACTACCAGATGCGCTCAGCGGTCCATGATAGACAAACACGCACCTTCTAAACggttgtctgtctttgtgttccTTCCAGAATCAACCTATCGCCATCAAGCAACCATAGACGATGAGGTTGTAGCCATGGAGATCCTTGACACAGCCGGGCAGGTATGAGATCAGCACCTCAGGCGTTCATATTACAGCACAACTGGTTGAATTGGAGGCGAAAGAAACTTTTTTAACAGAAACTTTTGATGTCGGGGCATAGAAATGTTTGTGATAGCGGTAATTGAATAATAATCAGTAGTCAATTCAATCCAACTGGACAAAACCGGCTAATCTGGGAGCATGAGCAGTCCTGAGCAGGCTAGAAATAAAAATCCCTGCTAGCTTTGCTCTGTGCTCTTCTAATCAGGCGCTGGGTAAACATTTTATACTAGTCATCTGGGAGAGAACTGAGCAGCAAAGGCTTTCTATCCGAAGATAAATGTGCTTCTGCTTCTACTAGTCTTGGTACGAAGTTGCCTTCTGCTGATTTCCCCTGTGACACGTCTAGCCAAGTCATCCTACTCTCATTACATTGTATTCAATTTTTGAGATTGCAAAGTGTGAGCCTTTAGGTGAGGGCCTAACTGAGTgttcccagagctgtatttctGTCAGAGAGCCAATGTGGTGATGACGTTCCATTGTGATCTCTTCAAAGCCATTAAAATAGAAAGTACAGCTGATTGGATTAACACAGGGCGATTTTCTGACATCTTCATTTGTCTTGTGCCTCAAACACATGTTAATACTCCATAAATCAGATGGGTTCAAAAGTGGGTCAGTTATATAGAAGGCAAGTTTCCCTAGGTTATGCAACATTTTAACAGACTTATTTTTGCCAATAACTGTGAGGTTGAGAATGTCTGACTCCTCCTTGAGCAGGTTTAAGACTCATTACTAGTACTTTTTGTCACAACAAGACTGGCTGTACTGACTTGAAATCAGAAGCAGCTGCTGACATTTTCACAGTTCAGAAAGTTTACTGGCTGTTAAAATTCTGTTGGTTCAAGTTTGGAGAATGCAAAATGAAGTGTTTGAACACATTACAAACATTTGCAGTCACATTTTCATTGCACTGCAAGAGTAAAATTTATGGAACACTATTTTATAAGCAGAACATTATATAAACACATACAATTTTCTTGTAAATTAAAAGCTCTGGTTAGTTTAGCTTTAATATTCTCAGATGCTTGAAAAGCACAGAACTATATCTTCTTGCCTTTGCTAAACGAGTGTGCACATTTGTAAACATCAAAGATTTTGCCAACCAGATCCTTCTTGTTCTTACTAACACAGGAGGACACGCTGCAAAAGGAGAGCCACATGCGTTGGGGAGACGGCTTTGTCATCGTCTATGACATCACAGACCGGGGCAGCTTCGAGGAGGTGGGCCCATTACGGGGCCTACTAGAGGAAGTGAAGAAACCCAAGAATGTCCCGTTGGTTCTGGTGGGCAACAAGGCTGACCTGGACCATGCCAGGCAGGTGGGGACTGAAGAAGGAGAGCGCCTGGCCGCCGAGATGGCTTGCGCCTTCTACGAATGCTCGGCATGCGCCGACGAGGGTGGCACGGTGGCGGAGGCGTTCCATGAGCTGTGCCGCGAGGTGAGGCGTCGCAAAGCGGTCCAGGGCAAGACCAGACGTCGAAGCTCCACCACCCATGTCAAGCAGGCCATCAACAAGATGCTGACCAAGATCAGTAGCTAGGAGGAGACAGAAGCACAAGGAACAAAAAGGACAGACTGAAGACGAACTAAAAGATCACAGTCAATGGCTTCAAGGATTTAGATACGTGGAAATCGACCATACATCCATTCAAGCTGCTAAGGACCAGGAATATTAAATGATGAATGTAAAGGGAACATCTTCACTCTTAGTGTCAATCCACATAGCTCATTAATGGTGTGCCAGAATTCGCTGTTGACTAAAGACTCTAAAAGATGCTGAAATTACTTTTGACCATGTTTGACAACTAAGGTCACAAGCACAAAGCAGAACATATAAATCACATGATGGGAACTATTTTGTCCCTAAGGGAGGTAAAATAACTTGTTTTACCAACGGATCATATATACTACCAGGGAACAGGTTAGAGTTTGTTACTCAGAAGTACCAATCTCAGAGAATTCAATGAAATTGACTCTTCCTTCCTGAGCATCACAGTTAATTGTGTATATTTTATCTACTGATCCACAGATTTTAAAcacaatatacaaaataatagaCAACACGAACCCAACGTGTGTTCATCAGATTGATGAATAAACAATTTGTATTTTCCTCTTCCTGTAGCTTGTTTGTGGAATAATGTTTTGATATGCTGTAGCCCCATGGGGGTAGATTTGTTCTTAAAGCAGTGCTGAAAGTACTATCATGGTCTTAGATCACTATGACGTGTGTACAGagctcagccttgggttcttgtTGACCTTAGAGATATCATCCAAGCTGTGCCGTTGGTTGTCAAACCATTATTCACTGTCCCCTTACATGACAATGTCCATCACGCTATTTCGATATCAAACTCCGTTTCTAAACCTCGACCCCGATTTTACCTAGCACAAGAAGAACTCCCTGTATTTGTCCAGAACAATGCTATAAAGATACTCAAATGCATCAAGGTAACTAACACAAGGTAGCAGAGGGGGTCCAATGTTTAGTTTGTGAATCAATGTTAATATTGTTTAATGTTCACAACCTTTGAGAAGAATAGTTGCCATTTTTCATTCTAGGTTGCATTTGAGAGACAGTCTTTATAGAGAATGCCTCTCTTAGAAGTACCTTTAATTGTAAACTATGTATGATATTGCCTTAAACATTAGCCTCAATGGAGCGTACCGTACATAACCCAAATCCTGTATTTTAACTAAATGCGCTTTCCTTTCTTGCAATGTACCCAACCTGTGTGAGTTTTAAGCATGGAGCTCAAACTGACACATTTGCTGTGCAATTGTAATTAAACATTAGATATATCCTACAatgactttgaaaatgtatccatgttatcaaaaataaaaaaaatgccatTGTTAAGTGTTTTTGGTCTAATAAATATCGCCCTAGCCCCTACTAACACTAATGATCAACTAATGACAAGCTTCAGTTCAGAATGACGTTAATCTGCTGTCTTTGCAAGGGATGGGTGACAAGC from the Esox lucius isolate fEsoLuc1 chromosome 23, fEsoLuc1.pri, whole genome shotgun sequence genome contains:
- the rerg gene encoding ras-related and estrogen-regulated growth inhibitor; this encodes MAKSPEVKLAVFGRAGVGKSALVVRFLTRRFIWEYDPTLESTYRHQATIDDEVVAMEILDTAGQEDTLQKESHMRWGDGFVIVYDITDRGSFEEVGPLRGLLEEVKKPKNVPLVLVGNKADLDHARQVGTEEGERLAAEMACAFYECSACADEGGTVAEAFHELCREVRRRKAVQGKTRRRSSTTHVKQAINKMLTKISS